CGGCCTTTCAACCCGGGCCGCGTCGCTACACCCGGTCCTGGATCCGCGACGGTGCGGTCATGTCCGCCGCGCTGCTGCGCATGGGGTGCCGGAGCGAATCGGCGGACTTTGTTCGCTGGTACGCCGGGTTTCAGACCGAGGCCGGCGAGGTGCCCTGCTGTGTCGACCACAAAGGCCCCGATTGGCTGCCCGAGCACGACAGCCTCGGCGAATTCATCTTCGCCGTCGCCGAGCCGGTCCGCTTCACCGGCGACCGACAGCTCGCGGCGGATCTCTGGCCGGCCGTGCGCCGTGCCGTTGCCTATTTGGAGCAGTTGCGCGCCCGGCGTCTGACCGATGCGGAGCGCACGCCCGAGCGCCGCGCCTGTTTCGGTCTTCTACCCGAGTCTGTGAGCCACGAGGGGTATCTCGCCCAGCCGGTGCATGCCTACTGGGACGATCTCTGGGCGGTGCGCGGGCTCAAGGATGCCGCCTGGCTCGCCGAGATCCTCGGCGAGGACGCCGAGCATGCGCGCCTGACCGCGCTCTGCGAGGACTTTCGCCGCACCCTCTACGCCTCGATCGCGCTGACCATGTCCGAGCGCGGGATCGACTTCATCCCCGGCTCGGTGGAATGGGCCGACCCCGACCCGACCGCCATTGCGGTGGCCTTGACCCTGATCGACGAGGGCCACCGCCTGCCCGAGGCCGCCTTGCAGCGCACCTTCGAGGAGCTTCTGAAGCGCTTTCGAGCCATGCACGACCGGAGCGTGGACTGGACGAACTACAGCCCCTACGAGGTCCGCGTGGTCGGGGCCCTCATCCGACTCGGGCGCCGCCGCGATGCCCATGAGGTTCTGCGCGTCCTCCTCGCCGATCTGCGCCCGCCGGCCTGGCACCAGTGGCCCGAGATCATCTGGCACGATCCGCGCGCGCCCGGCCATCAGGGCGACCTGCCGCATGCCTGGATCAGTGCCGAGTATGTCCTGGTCTTTCGGGACCTGTTCGTCTACGAGCGCGAGGTGGACGGGTCGCTCGTGGTCTGCGCCGGGATTCCACTCGACTGGTTGGATGAAGGCCCGGTGAGCGTGATCGGTCTGCCGACCTGGTATGGCCTGCTGGACCTGCATCTCGGGCGCGGGGCAGGGGATGCCATCGAGCTGAGCCTCGCGGGCCTCGACCGGATCCCCCCGGGCGGGATCCGCTTCGCCCCGCCGCTCGATCTCGCGTCGCGGTCCATCACCGTGAACGGCGCGCCGACAGACGAGGTCACGGCGGCCGAGTTGTTGATCCGTGCCGTGCCGGCGCGCGTGGTCGTGAGCTGATCCGCGTCTGCGCCGACCGAGTTTGTCTTTAAACCGCGTCCAGAGCGACATGCGACATTTTCGTTTTGCGTTTGGCTTTGGAGATGTCCTCGATCTCGGTGAGACGCGGTTTAAAATTTAATGTTTTTTAGTATGTTAAACCGCGCCGACTCCAACGGTCGTCAAGTCGGCCGGGGCCGATCCCATCCGAAAACATCGCATACCGCGCCGGGCGCGGTTTAGATTAGGCTTGTCAGGAACCCCAACGATGGACACCGATCGCTACAACCGACCGCAGGTCGCGCTTCCCGCCATCTATCGGCTCTCGAACGGCCGCTATGCGGTGTCGTTTTCGGAGGTCGGCAGCGGTGTCTCGTCATGGCACGGGATCGGCCTGACCCGCGGGCGGGCCGATCCCGTGATCGACGACCTGGGCGCGATCCTGTATCTGCGTGATCTTGAGACCGGGCGTTTTTGGTCCGCGGGCTATCAGCCGACCCGCGTTCCGGTACCGCTCTACCGCTGTCGCGCGGTCGGCGAGGGTCCGGAGGCGGGCGTCGAGCTTGAACGCGAGACCGAGGAGCTGTTCTCCCGTCTGACCCTCGGCGTGGAGGCCGCATCCGACATCGAGTGTCGTCGTCTGACCCTGCAGAATCGCTCCGCGCGTGCGCGGCGCATCGAGGTGACCAGCTATCTCGAGGTCGTCCTGAACGACCCGAACGCGGACGCCGCACACCCGGCCTTCAGCAAGCTGTTCGTCCAGACCGATCGCGACACCGACTCCGGCGCCCTCTTGGCCCGGCGCCGGCCGCGTGCCGCCGAGGAGCGTTGGCCCTGGCTGGTCCACGCCGTCGCCGGCGCCCAGGCGATCGGCTGGGAGACCGACCGTCGCCGCTTCCTCGGGCGCGGGGGCAGTCCTAATGCCCCGGCGGCCTTGCTCGGCACGGAGCCCTTGTCCGATGCGCTCGGCAGTGTTCTGGATCCGATCCTCGCACTGCGCGTCGTTGTCGAGCTTGCCCCCGAGGGCGAAGACGAGATCCTCTTCCTGACCGGGGCGGCGGAGGGGCGCGAGGCGGCCTTGGATCTGATCCGACCCTTTCGAGACGGACGCGACGACGCCCGTTCCCCTGCGCGTCGATCGCCGCAGCCTCCGGAGTCGGCAACGCCGATGGTGCCGCCGTGCGCCGAGACGGATGCGATCGACCGGGACGGCGAGGCCCTGCGATGCTTCAACGGTCACGGTGGATTCTCGCCCGATGGTCGTGTCTATGTGATCCGCCTGTCCTGGAACGGAACCGCGCTGCACCGTCCGCCTCAGCCCTGGATCAACGTGATCGCGAACGAACGTGCCGGGTTCCTGGTCAGCGAGACGGGCGCGGGTTATACCTGGTGTCGCAACAGCCAGGCCAATCGGCTGACCCCTTGGTTCAACGATCCGGTCGGCGATCCGCACGGCGAGGCGATTTATCTGCGCGACGAGACCGAGGGCGATTCGGCAGCGGTTTCGCGGGGCGAGGAGGTCTGGTCGCCCCTGCCGGGTCCACGTCCGGCACCGGTGGACTATGAGGTCCGCCACGGTTTCGGCTATTCTGCGTTTCGTTGTGATTACAAGGATCTGGAGCAAGAGGTCACCCTCTTCGTGCCACGTCGCGACCCGGTTCGCATCCTGCGCCTGCGGTTGACCCATCGCGGGACGCACCCGCGCACACTCTCGACCTTCTCGTATCAGCACCTGGTGTTGGGCAGTCAACCGAACACGCCCGGGGCGATCGAGACCGCGTTCGATCCGGAGCGCGACATCCTGCGAGCAGTGAACCCGGCCGCGGGGGATTTTGCCGGCGCGATCGTCTTTGCCGCGACCCTGGTCACGAGCGGCCGAGTCGAGCCGGTCGGCCTGACCTGCAATCGTGCCGCCTTCATCGGCCGTCATCGCGATCTTGTCTCGCCGGCTGCCGTCGTGTCCGGCGCCGACCTCTGCGGTGCCGCCCACGGCGATGCCGTCCAAAGCGATTCCGACGCCGCCGGCACGGACGCCTGTTTCGCGCAGCAATCAAGGATCCAACTTGCCCCCGGCGAGACGGCGGAATGCGTCTTCCTATTCGGTGAGTGTCTCGACGAGGCGGAGCTGGACGCCCTGCTCGCACGCTATCGCGGTGCGAATGCGGTCGCCGAGGCCATGGCGGAGATGACGGGATTCTGGACCGACCTGACCGACGCGCTCCGGGTCGATACGCCGAGCCCGGCGATCGATCTCATGCTCAACGGTTGGCTGACCTACCAAAACCTGGCCTGCCGCCAATGGGCGCGCTCGGCCCTCTATCAGTCCGGCGGTGCCTTCGGCTATCGCGATCAGTTGCAGGATGCTTCCGCCTTGGTCGGCCTGCGCCCGGATCTGACCCGCGCCCAGATCCTGCTGCATGCCGCCCATCAATTCAGCGAGGGCGACGTGCTGCACTGGTGGCATCCCGCGCCTCTGGAGCGGGGCCTGCGCACCCGTTTTGCGGACGATCTGCTTTGGCTGCCCTTCGTGACGGCCGACTACATCCGCGCGACGGGGGATATGGCGATCCTGGACGAGTCCATCCCGTTTTTGACGGCGCCGCTCCTCGCGCCGGGCGAGGACGAGGTCTACCTTCGGCCCGAAGACAGCGGTGAGTCGGCCGATCTCTACGAGCATTGCTGTCGGGCGATCGACCGCTCGCTCACGCGCGGCGCACACGGTTTGCCGCTAATGGGCACGGGTGATTGGAACGACGGGATGAACCGCGTCGGGCGTCTCGGGCGCGGGGAGAGCGTCTGGATGGGCTTCTTCCTGTATCGCATCCTCGCGGATGTGCTGCCCCTCTGCGAACGGCGCGGAGACGCCGCGCGCGTCGCCGCCTACGGCGCCTATCGCGACGCGCTCATCCCTGCACTCGAAGACGCCGGGTGGGACGGGGACTGGTATCGCCGCGCCTACGACGACAACGGCATTCCGCTCGGCTCGCACACCAACAGTGAATGTCGGATCGATGCGCTTGCTCAAGCCTGGTCCGTGCTCTCGGGTGCGGTCGATCGCACCCGGGCCACGCAGGCGATGGCCGCCGTGCATTCGGAGCTGGTCGACGAGGACCTGGGCCTGATCCGCCTGCTCACGCCGCCATTCGTCGATACGCCGCAGGATCCAGGCTACATCAAGGGCTATGTGGCCGGCGTGCGCGAGAACGGCGGCCAGTACACCCACGCGGCGTGCTGGGCCGTGATGGCCTTTGCCGAGCTTGGTGATAGGGAGCGGGCGGCCCCGTTGCTCGAACGCCTCACGCCGGTCTGGCACACGCGCACACCCGAGCGGTTGGCGAACTACGGGCTCGAACCCTATGTGGTGGCAGCGGACATTTACGGCGCAGCGCCGCATGTGGGGCGCGGCGGCTGGAGCTGGTACACCGGCTCCGCCGGTTGGCTCTATCGAGCGGCGCTCGAGTCGGTGCTGGGGCTGCGTGTCGAAGCGGGGCGCACTCTGCTCCTCCGACCCTGTATCCCGAGCGATTGGCCCGGGTTTCGAATCCTCTACCGCCTCCCCGACGGGGCGACCCGTTGCGACATCCGGGTCTCGAATCCGCATGGCGGCGCGGAGGTCGTCGTTGCGCGTCTGGACGGCCAAGATGGGGTGGTTTCGGCGGGGACCGCGCGGATCGTCCTGCCGGCCCGGGGAGGGTTCTATCGCATCGAGATCGAGATCGGTCGGCGAGCCGCCGACGGCGGTGATCTCGACGTCTGATCCGAGCGCCGAGCAGGCTCCGTCGCGACGTCGTTCAAGGGACTTCACGCGGACCCGACGCTCACTTAAGATGTGCATCTATATTGACCTGCTTGATGGCGGTGGAGAAGGAGTCGGGGCCTCGCGCTTCGGATCGATGCCGCGTCGCACGCCAGGGTCATCCTCACCTTCGCGGAGCTCACCGCGGGTCGGCCGATCGGTCGGCGCCGCGGCGGCCGTGCGTCGACGGCGAGTCCGCGGCGAGCGATCCGAATCCCTCCTCGACGATCCCGATGCACGGTCGCGGCCGATCACCGAGCCACTCCACGGCGGTTGTCCTGACCGCACGGGCGCCGCATCCGGCATCGACAACTCCGCCATTCGCAGCCCACAACAACGCTCTCCGACCGGCATCTCTCACTGGACAACCTGGCGCTTTCGACTATGAATCCATCTCGCGACCTCAAACGCATCTCCGCCGGCCTGCTCGTCGCTTTTGCGATGACGCTCGCGGGAGAGGCCGTCTCCCAGCCCGCTGCGGCGCCGGAGGATGCCGGCGTGCCCGGTGCCTTCACCTTCGCCAACGTCGTGCGCCGTGCCGCGGAGCTGGCGCAGGCTCCTTATCAACGCGATGCGCCCGAGCTTCCCGATGCCTTTGCCTCGCTGGATTACGACGGGTTCCGCGACATCCGTTTTCGACCGGATCACTCCCTTTGGCGCGGCGACGGTCTGCCGTTTCAGGTCCAGTTTTTTCATCGCGGATTCATGTTCCAAGACCGGGTGACCATCAACCTCATCGACGGGGAGGAGGTCACGCCGATCGAGTTCTCGACCGAGC
The sequence above is drawn from the Thiocapsa rosea genome and encodes:
- a CDS encoding GH36-type glycosyl hydrolase domain-containing protein, which codes for MDTDRYNRPQVALPAIYRLSNGRYAVSFSEVGSGVSSWHGIGLTRGRADPVIDDLGAILYLRDLETGRFWSAGYQPTRVPVPLYRCRAVGEGPEAGVELERETEELFSRLTLGVEAASDIECRRLTLQNRSARARRIEVTSYLEVVLNDPNADAAHPAFSKLFVQTDRDTDSGALLARRRPRAAEERWPWLVHAVAGAQAIGWETDRRRFLGRGGSPNAPAALLGTEPLSDALGSVLDPILALRVVVELAPEGEDEILFLTGAAEGREAALDLIRPFRDGRDDARSPARRSPQPPESATPMVPPCAETDAIDRDGEALRCFNGHGGFSPDGRVYVIRLSWNGTALHRPPQPWINVIANERAGFLVSETGAGYTWCRNSQANRLTPWFNDPVGDPHGEAIYLRDETEGDSAAVSRGEEVWSPLPGPRPAPVDYEVRHGFGYSAFRCDYKDLEQEVTLFVPRRDPVRILRLRLTHRGTHPRTLSTFSYQHLVLGSQPNTPGAIETAFDPERDILRAVNPAAGDFAGAIVFAATLVTSGRVEPVGLTCNRAAFIGRHRDLVSPAAVVSGADLCGAAHGDAVQSDSDAAGTDACFAQQSRIQLAPGETAECVFLFGECLDEAELDALLARYRGANAVAEAMAEMTGFWTDLTDALRVDTPSPAIDLMLNGWLTYQNLACRQWARSALYQSGGAFGYRDQLQDASALVGLRPDLTRAQILLHAAHQFSEGDVLHWWHPAPLERGLRTRFADDLLWLPFVTADYIRATGDMAILDESIPFLTAPLLAPGEDEVYLRPEDSGESADLYEHCCRAIDRSLTRGAHGLPLMGTGDWNDGMNRVGRLGRGESVWMGFFLYRILADVLPLCERRGDAARVAAYGAYRDALIPALEDAGWDGDWYRRAYDDNGIPLGSHTNSECRIDALAQAWSVLSGAVDRTRATQAMAAVHSELVDEDLGLIRLLTPPFVDTPQDPGYIKGYVAGVRENGGQYTHAACWAVMAFAELGDRERAAPLLERLTPVWHTRTPERLANYGLEPYVVAADIYGAAPHVGRGGWSWYTGSAGWLYRAALESVLGLRVEAGRTLLLRPCIPSDWPGFRILYRLPDGATRCDIRVSNPHGGAEVVVARLDGQDGVVSAGTARIVLPARGGFYRIEIEIGRRAADGGDLDV